One genomic window of Roseobacter ponti includes the following:
- a CDS encoding efflux RND transporter periplasmic adaptor subunit: MMRLPDPVRAFAITAMLIFAAGGPPALAQGRAAAVGVETVETRSIAETIPLFAEVVTSREGTIASRISGTIDRVLVLEGVLVAQGEVLAELDTELLSILNRQAEARRAEASAGIATAEARTERALNALNRIEGLRDTTSFSTSRFDEAQGNYFEAQGQLAEAEARVQSAEAALAETRYQLERARITAPFTGIVLDVHTNPGEFISSGAPVVSLLDISAFEVEASVPARYISVLKTGLAVKGTTETGEKLDMTVRVLLPVEDPSTRTRPVRFTSPRLLEMPGTAIGQSLTVSIPISKPRDVLSVPKDALVQARGGWTVFVSEDGKAQPRMVQIGVALGDRFEVLDGLAEGDVVVTRGNERLRPGQDIAPMGGADQG, encoded by the coding sequence ATGATGCGCCTTCCCGATCCCGTCCGGGCCTTTGCCATTACCGCAATGCTGATCTTTGCCGCGGGCGGCCCACCTGCCCTTGCACAGGGGCGGGCCGCCGCCGTCGGCGTGGAAACCGTTGAGACCCGCAGCATTGCCGAGACCATTCCGCTTTTTGCAGAGGTCGTCACATCGCGCGAGGGTACCATCGCCAGCCGCATCTCCGGCACCATCGACAGAGTTCTCGTGCTCGAAGGCGTACTGGTGGCCCAGGGCGAGGTTCTGGCCGAGCTCGACACCGAACTGCTGAGCATCCTCAACCGCCAGGCCGAGGCCCGCCGTGCGGAAGCCAGTGCCGGCATCGCCACGGCAGAGGCGCGCACCGAACGCGCGCTGAATGCGCTCAACCGTATCGAGGGCCTGCGCGATACCACTTCTTTCTCCACCAGCCGTTTTGACGAGGCTCAGGGCAATTACTTCGAGGCACAGGGTCAGCTTGCCGAAGCCGAGGCCCGGGTGCAAAGCGCCGAAGCAGCCCTTGCCGAGACCCGGTACCAGCTTGAACGCGCCCGCATTACCGCGCCTTTCACCGGCATCGTGCTCGACGTGCACACCAACCCCGGCGAATTTATCAGCTCGGGCGCTCCGGTTGTCTCCCTGCTGGATATCTCCGCCTTTGAGGTCGAAGCGAGCGTGCCGGCGCGCTACATCAGCGTGCTGAAAACCGGGCTGGCGGTCAAAGGCACCACCGAAACCGGCGAAAAGCTCGACATGACGGTGCGCGTCCTGCTGCCCGTAGAGGACCCCTCCACCCGCACCCGGCCTGTGCGCTTTACCTCACCGCGTCTGCTGGAAATGCCCGGCACTGCCATCGGGCAGTCGCTCACCGTCTCGATCCCCATCAGCAAACCTCGCGACGTGCTCTCGGTGCCCAAAGACGCGCTGGTTCAGGCGCGTGGCGGCTGGACCGTTTTCGTCAGCGAGGACGGCAAGGCTCAGCCGCGCATGGTGCAGATCGGAGTGGCCCTTGGCGACCGTTTCGAGGTGCTTGACGGGCTGGCCGAAGGCGACGTGGTCGTCACCCGCGGCAACGAACGCCTGCGCCCGGGCCAGGATATCGCGCCTATGGGCGGCGCGGATCAGGGGTAG
- a CDS encoding efflux RND transporter permease subunit translates to MDIIRFAIERPVAVIAAVIMAVLFGIIAVSRIPIQLAPDVRKPIVVIETVWPGAAPSEVEREIINPQEEALRGLDGLDIMTSSARTGQAEITLEFGIGTDMSQSLLLVSNRLDRVGDYPDEAGEPSLDTSGADDSPIAWVLLTALEGNNRVMATFGDFVEDVIKDRVERIEGVSAVNVFGGVTQELQVVVDPRRLSRFDLTVPEVVRVLRSENISLSAGDVEEGKRRYIVRAEGNLNTVEAIRSVVLRSDISAGGSGRVRVGDVADVSFAYEDPTARLRFRGEPGLAFNIVREPGANVIETMEAVREVLTELNDGPVTDAGLRMRQVYDETVYINGAISLVTQNIWIGGGLAALVLLMFLRSPRATLVVSLAIPVSIVATFVAMAATGRTLNVISLAGIAFAVGMIVDAAIVVLENIYRLREQGKSRREAAYIGARQVWGAILVSALTTVLVFVPILIMQLEAGQLFRDIAVAISVSVLLSLVVAVTVIPALASRLLKRGTQSTMRIWGLDHLAGAFHGLVMAYVRLTVRFRAIGLMMVVLIAGGAGVASIAFLPRLEYLPEGNRNLVFGLIIPPPGYNLDTTETIAQRIEAVARPLWEAAPETETAEGTPTIENFFFVARPGASFVGAAAVDGSRASELIPVLSGPIFAEPGTFGFMTQPSLFGRGVGGGRTIELNISGQDLDEILGVAGQAAGIISGLLPRSEGHQFRPIPGLELGAPEVRLVPDRLRLADAGLSSSDLATTVDAFNDGLRVAEITVGAERINLMLKGDPGLQTAQRTQDIGNYPVVTPGGEIVPVSALAEVVVTAGPTEIRHRDRLRTVTLEVRPSDALPLEAAVELLEAEVVSVLTERGLPDGIRVSVSGTADQLSQTWDAIQINLAVALVIVFLVMAILFESFVLPLVILISVPVAAAGGVGGLALLNTFQTQPLDMLTLLGFIILVGIVVNNAILIVHQTLYHLRDEGMPPIEAIEEATRNRIRPIFMSTLTSVFGMLPLVVFPGEGSELYRGLGAVVVGGLSMSAFLTLLTVPPLLRLCVRAPARDDEEALSPTPAE, encoded by the coding sequence ATGGATATCATCCGCTTTGCAATCGAGCGCCCGGTCGCTGTTATTGCCGCCGTGATCATGGCGGTGCTTTTTGGCATCATCGCGGTCAGCCGCATCCCGATCCAGCTGGCACCCGACGTGCGCAAACCGATTGTGGTGATCGAAACCGTCTGGCCGGGTGCCGCGCCCTCCGAGGTCGAGCGCGAGATCATCAACCCGCAGGAAGAAGCACTGCGCGGGCTCGACGGGCTCGACATTATGACCTCCAGCGCGCGCACGGGGCAGGCCGAGATCACCCTGGAGTTCGGCATCGGCACCGATATGAGCCAGTCCCTGCTGCTGGTCTCCAACCGCCTCGACCGCGTGGGCGATTACCCCGACGAGGCCGGGGAGCCCTCGCTCGACACATCGGGTGCTGATGACAGTCCTATTGCGTGGGTGCTGCTGACGGCGCTGGAGGGTAATAACCGCGTCATGGCAACCTTCGGCGACTTCGTCGAGGATGTGATCAAAGACCGTGTTGAACGCATCGAAGGGGTCTCCGCCGTTAACGTCTTTGGCGGGGTCACGCAGGAACTGCAGGTGGTGGTCGATCCGCGCCGTCTGTCGCGCTTTGATCTGACCGTGCCGGAAGTCGTGCGGGTGCTGCGCAGTGAAAACATCTCACTGTCCGCGGGCGATGTCGAAGAAGGCAAGCGGCGTTATATCGTGCGGGCCGAAGGCAATCTGAACACAGTCGAGGCGATCCGCTCGGTCGTGCTGCGCTCTGATATCAGCGCCGGCGGATCGGGCCGGGTGCGCGTAGGCGACGTGGCCGATGTGAGCTTTGCCTATGAGGATCCCACGGCGCGCCTGCGCTTTCGTGGTGAGCCCGGGCTGGCCTTCAATATCGTGCGCGAGCCAGGCGCCAATGTCATCGAAACCATGGAAGCCGTGCGCGAGGTTCTGACCGAACTTAACGACGGACCGGTCACCGATGCCGGGCTCAGAATGCGCCAGGTCTATGACGAGACGGTCTATATCAACGGCGCGATCAGTCTGGTGACACAGAACATCTGGATCGGCGGCGGACTTGCCGCGCTGGTTCTGCTGATGTTCCTGCGCAGCCCGCGGGCGACACTGGTGGTCTCGCTCGCGATCCCGGTCAGTATCGTCGCGACATTTGTGGCCATGGCCGCCACAGGGCGGACGCTGAACGTCATTTCGCTCGCGGGTATCGCCTTTGCCGTGGGCATGATCGTGGATGCGGCCATCGTGGTGCTGGAAAACATCTACCGGCTGCGCGAACAGGGTAAATCAAGGCGCGAGGCGGCTTATATCGGGGCGCGTCAGGTCTGGGGTGCTATCCTTGTGTCGGCACTGACCACGGTGCTGGTCTTTGTGCCCATTCTGATCATGCAGCTTGAAGCGGGTCAGCTTTTCCGTGACATCGCGGTGGCTATTTCGGTTTCGGTCCTGCTGTCGCTGGTGGTTGCCGTCACGGTGATCCCGGCGCTCGCAAGCCGGCTGCTGAAACGTGGGACGCAGAGCACAATGCGAATCTGGGGTCTGGATCATCTGGCCGGCGCCTTTCATGGCCTTGTGATGGCCTATGTGCGTCTCACCGTGCGGTTCCGGGCCATCGGCCTGATGATGGTTGTGCTGATAGCGGGGGGCGCGGGCGTGGCCAGCATCGCCTTTCTGCCGCGACTGGAATACCTGCCCGAAGGCAACCGGAACCTCGTGTTCGGCCTGATTATTCCGCCGCCCGGGTACAATCTCGACACCACGGAAACCATCGCACAGCGCATCGAGGCCGTGGCCCGCCCGCTCTGGGAGGCCGCCCCCGAAACCGAAACCGCCGAGGGCACACCGACGATCGAGAACTTCTTCTTTGTTGCCCGACCGGGCGCGAGCTTTGTCGGCGCTGCCGCCGTCGATGGCAGCCGCGCGAGCGAGCTTATCCCGGTTCTTTCAGGTCCGATTTTCGCCGAACCCGGCACTTTCGGCTTTATGACACAGCCATCGCTCTTTGGCCGTGGCGTGGGCGGCGGGCGCACCATTGAGCTCAATATCTCCGGTCAGGATCTCGACGAGATCCTCGGTGTTGCAGGTCAGGCCGCGGGCATCATCTCGGGCCTGCTGCCGCGCTCTGAAGGGCACCAGTTCCGCCCCATCCCCGGCCTTGAGCTTGGCGCGCCCGAAGTCCGGCTGGTGCCCGACCGGCTGCGCCTTGCCGATGCGGGGCTCAGCAGTTCCGATCTGGCGACCACCGTTGATGCCTTCAACGACGGGCTGCGCGTGGCAGAGATTACCGTGGGTGCCGAGCGGATCAACCTGATGCTCAAAGGCGATCCGGGTCTGCAGACCGCACAGCGCACCCAGGACATCGGCAATTATCCGGTGGTCACCCCCGGCGGAGAGATCGTGCCCGTCTCGGCGCTGGCCGAGGTGGTGGTCACCGCCGGCCCGACCGAGATCCGGCACCGTGACCGGTTGCGCACTGTCACGCTCGAGGTCCGGCCCTCAGACGCCCTGCCCCTTGAGGCCGCGGTTGAACTGCTGGAGGCAGAGGTTGTCAGCGTGCTGACGGAACGCGGCCTGCCCGATGGCATCCGCGTGAGCGTTTCCGGCACCGCCGATCAGCTCAGCCAGACCTGGGACGCCATTCAGATCAACCTCGCCGTGGCGCTGGTGATCGTCTTTCTGGTCATGGCGATCCTCTTTGAAAGCTTCGTGCTGCCACTGGTTATTCTGATCTCGGTGCCTGTTGCGGCTGCGGGCGGCGTGGGCGGGCTGGCGCTGCTCAATACCTTCCAGACGCAGCCACTGGATATGCTGACCCTGCTGGGGTTCATCATTCTGGTCGGTATCGTGGTCAACAATGCCATCCTGATCGTGCATCAGACGCTTTATCACCTGCGCGACGAGGGCATGCCGCCCATCGAGGCCATCGAAGAGGCCACGCGCAACCGCATCCGTCCGATCTTTATGTCCACGCTGACGTCCGTTTTCGGCATGCTGCCGCTGGTCGTCTTCCCGGGCGAGGGGTCGGAGCTTTACCGCGGCCTCGGTGCTGTGGTTGTCGGCGGTCTGTCGATGTCGGCGTTTCTGACGCTGCTGACGGTGCCACCGCTGCTGCGGCTCTGCGTGCGGGCGCCTGCGCGCGACGATGAAGAGGCGCTCTCGCCGACCCCGGCGGAATAA
- a CDS encoding GcvT family protein, with amino-acid sequence MKSHYRVVVIGGGVVGASVLYHLAKLGWTDVCLIERSVLTAGSSWHAAGGIHALNADPNIAGLQAYTIDLLSEIEAESGQNIGLHMTGGLTMAGTPDRWEWLQSAYRTFQSIGIEDCRLVSTEEAVALNPIMSGEGLLGGMWADREGYIDTTGTVHAYAGAARKRGAEVIERNRVLELNQTLQGWEVVTEKGTVSCEHVVNAAGLWAKQVGRMAGIELPVSPLNHHYLISDTIPQLEELDFEVPMTVDLEGFTYLRQDQKGVLLGIYEINHQHWMMDGAPWEYGFELQQEDPDRIEHELTLGFNRYPCLQEVGVKTWVNGAFTFSPDGNPLVGPVRGKRGYWSACAVMAGFLQGGGVGKSLAEWMIHGTPEADVYGMDIARYGIWAENKQYIKETTGQFYTRRFVMTYPNEQLPAGRVLKTPGAYADMTAAGCQWGQSWDLEVPLYFAETGFEETPALKRSNAFPIVADECRAVREGVGLLDISGFSRFEVTGPGAEKWLDRIMASKLPGPGRARLAPMLAEDGRLKGDLTVFNWGPDPDGQTTWWIMGSYYLRAWHLRWFDDHIDEGVQVRDLGDDTAGFSLSGPKSRAVIEKLTDGPVGDLPFMGCGSFDIGLLRCKVGRLSVTGELGYEIHCRAGDHATLRRILLKAGADAGIREVGFNALLSLRLEKSFGIWNAEFTQGYTAGMTGMDRWIDWNKDFTGKAAALAERDGNGPARRLVTLEIAADEADASGYEPVWAGAEKVGFVTSGGYGHTTGKSLAMALVDVAHCAEGSDLSVHVVGVEKNAKVIAPSPYDPAGQAMRT; translated from the coding sequence ATGAAATCGCATTACCGCGTGGTCGTCATCGGGGGAGGCGTCGTCGGTGCGTCGGTTCTTTATCACCTGGCAAAGCTTGGCTGGACCGATGTCTGCCTCATTGAGCGCTCTGTGCTGACCGCCGGCTCCAGCTGGCACGCCGCAGGCGGCATCCACGCGCTGAACGCAGACCCCAACATTGCCGGGCTGCAGGCCTATACCATCGATCTGCTGAGCGAAATCGAAGCCGAAAGTGGCCAGAACATCGGGCTTCACATGACCGGCGGGCTTACGATGGCCGGTACGCCGGACCGCTGGGAATGGCTGCAATCGGCCTACCGCACCTTCCAGTCCATCGGCATCGAAGACTGTCGCCTTGTGAGCACCGAAGAGGCCGTGGCGCTCAATCCGATCATGTCGGGCGAGGGTCTTCTGGGCGGCATGTGGGCCGACCGCGAAGGCTATATCGACACCACCGGCACGGTGCATGCCTATGCGGGCGCTGCCAGAAAGCGCGGTGCGGAAGTGATCGAGCGCAACCGGGTGCTGGAACTGAACCAGACGCTGCAGGGCTGGGAAGTTGTCACCGAAAAGGGCACGGTGTCCTGCGAACATGTGGTCAATGCAGCCGGCCTCTGGGCCAAGCAGGTCGGGCGCATGGCGGGCATCGAACTGCCGGTGAGCCCCCTCAACCACCACTATCTGATCTCTGACACGATCCCGCAGCTGGAAGAGCTGGACTTCGAGGTTCCGATGACCGTCGATCTGGAAGGTTTCACCTATCTGCGGCAGGATCAGAAAGGGGTGTTGCTGGGCATCTATGAGATCAACCACCAGCACTGGATGATGGACGGCGCGCCCTGGGAATACGGCTTTGAGCTGCAGCAGGAAGACCCTGACCGGATCGAGCATGAGCTGACCCTGGGGTTCAACCGATACCCCTGCCTGCAGGAGGTCGGCGTGAAGACCTGGGTCAATGGTGCCTTCACTTTCTCGCCGGACGGCAATCCGCTTGTGGGACCGGTACGCGGCAAGCGGGGCTACTGGTCGGCCTGTGCCGTGATGGCGGGTTTCCTGCAGGGCGGCGGCGTCGGCAAAAGCCTTGCTGAATGGATGATCCACGGCACGCCCGAGGCCGATGTTTATGGCATGGATATCGCGCGCTATGGCATCTGGGCAGAGAACAAACAGTATATCAAAGAGACCACCGGCCAGTTCTATACCCGCCGGTTCGTAATGACCTATCCCAACGAACAGCTGCCCGCGGGCCGGGTGCTGAAAACGCCGGGCGCTTACGCGGATATGACCGCGGCGGGCTGTCAGTGGGGGCAGAGCTGGGATCTCGAAGTGCCGCTCTACTTCGCTGAGACCGGTTTTGAGGAAACGCCCGCGCTCAAACGCTCCAATGCCTTTCCGATCGTCGCCGATGAGTGCCGGGCAGTGCGCGAAGGCGTGGGCCTGCTGGATATCTCCGGGTTTTCCCGCTTTGAGGTGACGGGGCCGGGAGCGGAGAAGTGGCTCGACAGAATTATGGCGTCAAAACTTCCAGGACCCGGGCGCGCGCGGCTGGCACCGATGCTGGCCGAAGACGGCCGGCTCAAGGGTGATCTGACCGTGTTTAACTGGGGCCCGGACCCGGACGGACAAACCACATGGTGGATCATGGGCAGCTACTACCTGCGCGCCTGGCACCTACGGTGGTTTGATGATCACATAGACGAGGGGGTTCAGGTTCGCGATCTGGGCGATGATACTGCCGGCTTCTCTCTTTCAGGTCCGAAATCGCGCGCGGTGATTGAAAAGCTGACCGACGGGCCGGTGGGCGATCTGCCCTTTATGGGCTGCGGGAGTTTCGATATCGGGTTGCTGCGCTGTAAAGTCGGGCGGCTCTCGGTCACGGGTGAGCTTGGCTATGAGATCCATTGCCGCGCGGGCGATCACGCCACCCTGCGGCGGATCCTGCTGAAGGCCGGGGCGGATGCGGGTATCCGCGAAGTCGGGTTCAACGCCCTGCTGAGCCTGCGGCTGGAGAAAAGCTTTGGCATCTGGAATGCGGAATTTACCCAGGGATACACCGCTGGCATGACCGGCATGGACCGCTGGATCGACTGGAACAAGGACTTCACCGGCAAAGCGGCGGCCCTTGCGGAACGCGACGGCAACGGACCCGCGCGCCGCCTTGTGACGCTGGAAATTGCGGCGGATGAAGCGGATGCCAGCGGCTATGAGCCGGTCTGGGCGGGGGCCGAAAAAGTTGGCTTCGTCACCTCAGGCGGCTACGGGCACACAACCGGCAAATCGCTGGCCATGGCGCTCGTGGATGTGGCGCATTGCGCAGAAGGCTCAGACCTGTCGGTGCATGTGGTCGGCGTGGAAAAGAACGCCAAAGTCATCGCGCCTTCGCCTTATGACCCGGCGGGACAGGCCATGCGGACGTGA
- a CDS encoding VWA domain-containing protein — MSDEFDDLKAAMRAATPPPDPGKKAADLALAQKNFADLQGSQDEARLTSTRAGHGLLNGVKTMLNSLTTRGGLTATTALVAVGVLFLTPLGEDLMTPPSPVTDLRNPVPAGVDYADQAEAESSGPADDASSQDNSVPLVPPAPQVSDRAAKTSGLRAPTAELQSLAEPMADAPVVTKEVFIDRPAPPERDAGSEEFANADASPVQITAETPVSTFSVDVDTASYSVIRNSLTSGSLPGARAVRIEEMINYFTYDYPAPEGGVPFRPTVSVSPTPWNADTQLVQIGIQGVLPDLSDRPPLNLVFLIDTSGSMNQPDKLPLLVQSFRLMLGQLRPEDQVAIVTYAGSAGRVLDPTPAGERDAILAALENLSAGGSTAGQAGLQQAYRTAAAMTEEGEVSRVVLATDGDFNVGLSDPEALKDYIARERDSGTYLSVLGFGRGNLDDATMQALAQNGNGQAAYIDTLAEAQKVLVDQLTGALFPIANDVKIQVEFNPAQIAEYRLIGYETRALRREDFNNDAVDAGEIGAGHSVTALYEITPVGSPAQLSDPLRYAPAADAPQLDELGFLRLRYKEPGSDSSQLIELPLTEDSGAPGDNGFAAAMAGFGQLLTGATYTGDWGWDEAIAAAIATRGEDPFGYRTEAVQLMRLAQSLSTR; from the coding sequence ATGAGCGACGAATTCGACGACCTCAAAGCGGCGATGCGCGCCGCCACCCCGCCCCCTGACCCGGGCAAAAAGGCCGCCGATCTGGCGCTTGCGCAGAAAAATTTCGCAGACCTCCAGGGATCGCAGGATGAGGCACGTCTTACTTCCACCAGGGCCGGTCATGGCCTGCTGAACGGAGTAAAGACAATGCTGAATTCACTGACAACACGCGGCGGCCTGACCGCCACCACTGCCCTCGTGGCTGTCGGCGTCCTGTTTCTGACGCCGCTGGGCGAGGATCTGATGACGCCGCCCTCCCCGGTCACCGATCTGCGCAACCCGGTGCCCGCCGGCGTCGATTACGCGGATCAGGCTGAAGCGGAAAGCTCCGGGCCTGCGGACGATGCATCATCGCAGGATAACAGTGTCCCCCTTGTGCCACCCGCGCCACAGGTCTCAGATCGCGCGGCCAAAACATCCGGGCTGCGCGCGCCCACAGCCGAGCTTCAGTCGCTCGCTGAACCGATGGCCGACGCGCCGGTTGTGACCAAAGAGGTCTTCATCGACCGTCCCGCACCGCCAGAGCGGGACGCCGGCAGTGAAGAGTTTGCAAACGCCGACGCCAGCCCGGTGCAGATCACCGCTGAGACCCCGGTTTCGACCTTTTCAGTCGATGTGGACACAGCGTCTTACTCCGTGATCCGTAATTCTCTGACCAGCGGGTCTCTGCCCGGCGCCCGCGCGGTGCGGATCGAGGAAATGATCAACTACTTCACCTATGACTATCCGGCACCCGAGGGTGGAGTACCCTTCCGCCCGACGGTGAGTGTCAGCCCGACGCCATGGAACGCGGACACGCAGCTGGTTCAGATCGGCATTCAGGGGGTCCTGCCGGATCTGTCCGACCGTCCGCCGCTCAATCTGGTGTTCCTGATCGACACGTCCGGTTCGATGAACCAGCCCGACAAGCTGCCGCTTCTGGTGCAGTCTTTCCGCCTGATGCTGGGTCAGCTGCGCCCCGAAGATCAGGTGGCGATTGTGACCTATGCGGGCAGCGCGGGCCGGGTGCTGGATCCGACACCGGCGGGCGAGCGTGACGCCATCCTCGCGGCTCTGGAAAACCTCTCGGCGGGCGGCTCGACGGCCGGTCAGGCCGGGTTGCAGCAGGCCTATCGCACCGCCGCCGCCATGACGGAAGAGGGAGAGGTCAGCCGCGTTGTCCTTGCCACGGACGGTGATTTCAACGTCGGATTGTCAGATCCCGAGGCGCTGAAAGACTACATCGCCCGCGAGCGCGACAGCGGAACTTACCTTTCGGTGCTCGGCTTTGGCCGCGGCAATCTGGATGATGCAACGATGCAGGCCCTGGCGCAGAACGGGAACGGACAGGCCGCCTATATCGACACGCTGGCAGAGGCTCAGAAGGTGCTGGTGGACCAGCTTACCGGCGCGCTCTTTCCGATCGCCAATGACGTCAAAATCCAGGTGGAGTTCAATCCCGCACAGATCGCGGAATACCGGCTCATCGGCTATGAAACCCGCGCGCTGCGGCGCGAGGATTTCAACAACGATGCGGTGGACGCGGGCGAGATCGGCGCAGGCCACAGCGTCACGGCGCTTTATGAGATCACGCCGGTGGGCTCGCCGGCACAGCTCAGCGACCCGCTGCGCTATGCCCCTGCCGCCGATGCGCCGCAGCTCGATGAGCTGGGCTTTCTGCGGCTGCGGTATAAAGAGCCCGGCAGCGACAGCAGTCAGCTCATCGAACTGCCCCTGACCGAGGATTCCGGTGCGCCGGGCGACAATGGTTTTGCTGCTGCTATGGCGGGTTTCGGACAGCTGCTCACCGGTGCCACCTATACCGGCGATTGGGGCTGGGATGAGGCCATCGCTGCGGCCATTGCCACCCGCGGCGAGGACCCGTTCGGTTACCGCACCGAAGCCGTGCAGCTCATGCGTCTTGCGCAGAGTCTCAGCACCCGCTGA
- a CDS encoding trimethylamine methyltransferase family protein translates to MTIAENKGRRRTRRGGSTPAPARDINYRSLRNPFPPARVFTDDRIAAIHEAALSVLEDLGLKVLLPEARTLFARAGARVDDSTEMVRIGREIIDAALVTAPKSVTVRGGARPRDVLLEQGSLVFQPGAGAPHATDLVRGRRPGRGQDFAELVKLTQYFDVLHMMPPLVEPQDVPMHLRHYMTMETMMAQSDKVPFIFARGTPQTEQSFEMLQDFRGLSDEEFRAESHSYTIINTNSPRQIDIPMARGLIDFARAGQISIVTPFTLMGAMAPVTVAGAMTLSHAEALAAIALTQLVRPGAPVCYGTFTSNVDMKSGAPAFGTPEHFTASVVAGQLAGRTGLPWRCATGSAANLSDVQAAQETQFGLWGCLLSGATVVLHAAGWLEGGLTVSYEKLITDVEVLQMVAELCAGTSAEDADIALDALAEVQPGGHFFGAQHTMERYQTAFYEPLIGDLSNYGTWSERGAVDTTTRASDLWQKILNEAPGPRVDPEALARLQEYVAVKSQAGGAPPES, encoded by the coding sequence GTGACCATCGCGGAGAATAAAGGGCGACGCCGCACCCGGCGTGGCGGCAGCACGCCCGCACCGGCGCGCGACATCAACTACCGCAGTCTGCGCAACCCCTTCCCGCCGGCCCGTGTCTTCACTGACGACCGGATTGCCGCGATCCACGAGGCCGCTCTTTCTGTTCTGGAAGACCTCGGGCTCAAAGTTCTGCTTCCCGAGGCGCGCACCCTCTTCGCCAGAGCCGGCGCGCGCGTTGATGACAGCACAGAGATGGTGCGGATCGGGCGCGAGATCATCGACGCCGCGCTTGTCACCGCACCGAAATCGGTGACCGTGCGCGGTGGTGCCCGGCCACGCGACGTGTTGCTGGAACAGGGATCACTGGTGTTTCAGCCCGGTGCCGGTGCGCCGCATGCCACCGATCTGGTGCGCGGCAGACGGCCCGGCCGGGGGCAGGATTTTGCTGAACTGGTGAAACTGACGCAGTATTTTGACGTGCTGCATATGATGCCGCCGCTTGTTGAGCCGCAGGACGTGCCCATGCATCTGCGCCACTATATGACCATGGAAACGATGATGGCACAGTCTGACAAGGTGCCCTTCATCTTTGCGCGCGGCACGCCGCAGACCGAACAAAGCTTTGAAATGCTGCAGGATTTTCGGGGGCTTTCGGATGAAGAATTCCGAGCGGAGAGCCATTCCTATACGATCATAAACACCAATTCGCCGCGCCAGATCGACATCCCCATGGCGCGCGGTCTGATCGATTTCGCACGCGCCGGACAGATCAGCATCGTGACCCCTTTTACGCTGATGGGCGCGATGGCGCCTGTCACGGTCGCCGGCGCCATGACGCTGAGCCACGCCGAAGCGCTGGCCGCCATCGCGCTGACGCAGCTTGTGCGCCCCGGCGCGCCGGTCTGCTATGGTACGTTCACCTCAAACGTGGATATGAAATCGGGCGCGCCCGCTTTCGGCACGCCCGAACATTTCACGGCGAGCGTCGTGGCGGGCCAGCTTGCCGGGCGCACCGGGCTGCCCTGGCGCTGCGCTACCGGCTCGGCTGCCAACCTCAGCGATGTTCAGGCGGCACAGGAAACGCAGTTCGGCCTCTGGGGCTGTCTTCTGTCGGGCGCCACGGTAGTTCTGCATGCGGCGGGCTGGCTGGAGGGCGGGCTGACCGTTTCCTATGAAAAGCTGATCACCGATGTTGAGGTGCTGCAGATGGTGGCCGAGCTTTGTGCCGGCACCAGTGCGGAAGACGCCGATATCGCCCTTGATGCGCTGGCCGAAGTGCAGCCGGGCGGGCATTTCTTTGGCGCGCAGCACACGATGGAACGCTACCAGACTGCCTTTTACGAACCGCTGATCGGTGATCTGTCGAATTACGGTACCTGGTCGGAACGGGGTGCGGTGGATACCACAACCCGGGCCTCTGATCTGTGGCAGAAAATCCTGAATGAAGCGCCCGGCCCCAGGGTCGACCCCGAGGCTCTGGCACGGCTGCAGGAATATGTCGCTGTGAAATCGCAGGCCGGCGGCGCGCCCCCGGAAAGCTGA